A genomic window from Solanum stenotomum isolate F172 chromosome 10, ASM1918654v1, whole genome shotgun sequence includes:
- the LOC125842604 gene encoding trans-Golgi network-localized SYP41-interacting protein 1 isoform X2, with protein sequence MVNEDVKDDHLEAPGIIASDVSTISSATDVPVEFSSYSGADEAVAHQVEVERLHVQEQVTDESHNAGSKKGDSSSEVEIEGDKKLPLNEPSETSISQTATLVGDEGKEEIKAEDIQLSEPNNVPSTVLATQNAEIAEDRGHQMEDAVSGSRMEEKLASEVQISDSSNIVSENSAENKMVNISSRSDASYISLCQLAEVVRDLNEDDFKFLLTCRDSAPNAPSLKLFDVFEKLKEQLYLASLAKDVSCLQLSEESEIQMELSRQHHKLTDLISAAKASSSELGEKNDVLADQLAQSRSEFQLIVSERDDLQKQLRISKSEVGEFSDRINELQTKLEISLGENASLSSEMVDCRNLVATLQVRNESLIGSLNLLSEENKKLLEEKENLVLENKKLGTDLAQSKALFGSLQLDNEDLSQNFTSLSEEKMKLHGEKEHLVSENENLFAQLSDYKNVVEALQVENKNINESLISVTEAKSQLQEENKSLLSETEKLGSEFLESKSLIEALQTEVAEAKGHLTSVMEERNVLEEQKKCLLSETEKQSFQLAEYKNSCNKVEYDLKDASLRIEHLTEENMHLKRRLELSETMKTESPKQSSFAYQSKEEAGHQLEGSCHSNFAPENLIDDDGSNWFGVMNRHMEEADRVLEKLDNAIEEVHSQLISMSRSSGKAVSPGVSKLIQAFESKDHDDEHQPEEFQSSENRTDADPYVLIQGLTKTLRALLKDLVLAAGNGYQFLEGEKSSKTATEVAAEELRAKCESLNEYIDILGGANIELMVFNESLGGCFWNAKKREGELMVLNEALHKQEVATKAENSRLRENLSSIQEKLPILQNQLGEMRESCKEMGSCISNQVEGLYKEVSDRGLILQEEWNSTIDQIFQTLRRLDLSVESVGSSLPSRVDHDPGCINLSSHTAASIDAAINVIEALQGQVEAARHESMLSTSREANEKLDFLQVENEKSVSLLYKIYGNLKKLVTEMPGNLQEDEVDDPKKSVDLSHPGAFDSLLEQLQRFLDEKTQVESANEKLKSELTARTKDFEELSKRSLGSDSILRVVQVVEGVISLDSFEININEPVSCLESLTSLLVQKYKGATEDVRLSREECASKEAQVIDLQGQMDHLSSLLVQCENEVVVLRESLKRVEEDVVSIGSQYQEKVTEFEQSEQRVSSLREKLGIAVTKGKGLIVQRDSLKQSLADTSSELQKCSEELQLKDARLQEVEMKLKTYSEAGERTEALESELSYIRNSATALRETFYLKDAILQKIEEILEDLELPDHFHSKDIIDKVDWLAKSVAGNSLPLTDWDHKSTIGGSYSDAGYALGDGWKEASQPNMGSSEDLKIRFEELQGKFYGLAEQNEMLEQSLMERNNLVQKWEEILDRIDMPSHLRSLEPEDRIGWLVLAVSEAENQYNSLQQKYDNSESLFASTSAELEESNRKISELENAYQLIVSEKELLLKSLESLNFDFEEMSRKAAQSETSNDDLQSRVGDLQKKLNEMLGAEERIHHLEGEIRRLEDVIKDFLWTSEADDVLFSSGSTESLEQLIRKLIDKYTTLSLGKPTESDTTPLEHVGKGADLSHEEKRESNVSCDEDADGGALNRKLEDALSDLLSLKEEKESIALKNQSLVRELEELGIRNKELQHLLNQEEQKSSSLREKLNVAVRKGKSLVQHRDSLKQSIEELNGEVERLKSEIRLQENAISDYEGRIKDLSVYPERIKTIESECSILRDQLEEKEYTLSMILCTLDEVNVGSNIDNPVEKLKRVGQLCHDLQSALASSEHETKKSKRAAELLLAELNEVQERNDGLQEELAKSLSELSGLSKQKESAEVAKHEALARLEKLSSVHSEERKSQLAEITMLKSGVDQLGKDLYVVDRLLTDVLSKDLETMHHLGSSMKVCQEPTDQNHFPLLVADSSGLTFAEPENKVFGKEIGSINQKLNRHSHLLHEEAARLSEILKTIHEEISHDKQHSNSLKTDLMRLESIQKEKDAELLMVQRYNAMLYEACTTLVMEIESRKSQLVGSSLASGAPKINSVYQSLAEGHDLAEMTDRFTEEGIRSVIEKLFMAVKDIMSVQNDITEFGQRDMKAAIASLQKELQDKDVQREKICAELVSQIKEAESISKSYLQELQIAKSQMDDLHRKVKLMEKEQDSLTHRIKELQDQESNSADLQLRVKSLEDMLEAKEQENEALMQALEEEEAQMEDKTNKIEEMERLLLQKNKDMENLEVSRGKTMKKLSVTVSKFDELHQLSESLLSEVENLQSQLQERDTEISFLRQEVTRCTNDAIASAQMSSKRDSDEIHDFLAWVDKMISRVQAHDMDYDDAKVNQIHDYKEMLEKQVVAVISEVEDLRALAQTRDLMLKVEKDKVEQLVRKEEFLENSLRDKESQLTMLRGASGMGQLANSSSEIIEIEPMANKRVVPGTVASQVRSLRKTNNDQVAVAIDVDPDSGKLDDEDDDKAHGFKSMTTSRIVPRFTRPITDMIDGLWVSCDRTLMRQPVLRLSVIIYWVVLHALLATFVV encoded by the exons ATGGTAAATGAGGATGTAAAGGATGATCATTTGGAAGCTCCAGGAATTATTGCTTCTGATGTGTCCACTATAAGTTCTGCAACAGATGTGCCTGTTGAATTTTCATCTTATTCCGGTGCTGATGAAGCAGTTGCTCACCAAGTAGAAGTGGAAAGGCTGCATGTGCAGGAGCAGGTAACAGAT GAATCACATAATGCAGGTTCGAAGAAAGGTGATTCAAGCAGTGAGGTAGAGATTGAAGGAGACAAGAAGCTTCCTTTGAACGAACCAAGTGAGACTTCTATTAGCCAGACCGCCACTCTAGTGGGAGATGAGGGCAAGGAAGAGATAAAAGCCGAAGACATTCAACTCAGCGAGCCAAACAATGTTCCATCAACTGTTTTAGCAACTCAGAATGCTGAAATAGCTGAGGACAGGG GTCATCAGATGGAAGATGCAGTTTCTGGTTCACGCATGGAAGAAAAACTAGCTTCTGAGGTTCAAATTTCTGACTCCAGCAATATTGTTTCTGAGAATTCTGCGGAGAATAAGATGGTGAACATCTCATCTAGGTCAGATGCAAGTTATATTAGCTTGTGTCAGCTGGCGGAGGTGGTCAGAGACCTTAATGAAGATGACTTTAAGTTCTTGCTCACGTGCAGAGACTCAGCTCCAAATGCACCTTCTCTAAAACTTTTTGACGTTTTTGAGAAGCTCAAAGAACAGCTATACCTTGCAAGTCTTGCAAAAGATGTATCTTGTTTGCAGCTATCTGAAGAGTCAGAAATTCAGATGGAACTCAGCCGTCAACATCATAAGTTGACTGATCTAATATCTGCGGCCAAAGCTTCATCGTCTGAACTTGGAGAGAAGAATGATGTCCTCGCTGATCAGCTTGCACAATCAAGATCTGAATTTCAATTGATTGTATCTGAAAGGGATGACCTCCAAAAGCAGCTTCGCATTTCTAAAAGTGAGGTTGGAGAATTTTCTGATAGAATAAATGAGTTGCAGACTAAATTGGAAATATCACTTGGTGAAAATGCAAGTTTGTCTTCAGAGATGGTCGACTGCCGGAATTTGGTAGCAACTTTACAGGTTCGAAATGAGAGCTTAATAGGAAGCCTTAATTTGTTGTCTGAAGAGAATAAAAAGCTTTTGGAGGAGAAGGAGAATCTTGTTCTTGAGAATAAGAAATTGGGAACAGATCTAGCACAGTCTAAAGCGTTGTTCGGATCATTGCAGTTGGATAATGAAGATTTATCGCAGAACTTCACTTCTTTGAGTGAGGAGAAAATGAAACTTCACGGAGAGAAGGAACACCTAGTCAGTGAGAACGAGAATCTGTTTGCTCAATTGTCGGACTACAAAAATGTTGTCGAAGCTCTTCAGGTTGAGAACAAGAACATAAATGAGAGTTTGATATCTGTAACTGAAGCAAAGAGCCAGCTTCAAGAGGAGAATAAGTCTTTGCTCAGTGAAACTGAGAAACTAGGATCAGAGTTTTTGGAGTCTAAGTCTCTAATTGAAGCTCTGCAGACGGAAGTGGCTGAAGCAAAGGGGCACTTGACCTCGGTGATGGAAGAGAGAAATGTGCTTGAGGAGCAGAAGAAGTGTCTTCTCAGTGAAACTGAGAAACAGTCATTTCAGTTGGCAGAATACAAGAACTCGTGCAATAAGGTGGAATATGACCTGAAAGACGCAAGTCTGCGTATTGAACATCTGACTGAGGAGAACATGCATTTGAAGAGAAGATTGGAGTTGTCTGAAACGATGAAAACAGAGTCACCTAAACAAAGTAGCTTTGCATATCAATCTAAGGAAGAAGCTGGGCATCAACTTGAAGGTTCTTGCCACTCTAACTTTGCACCAGAAAATCTAATTGATGATGATGGTTCAAATTGGTTTGGAGTTATGAATAGACACATGGAGGAGGCAGATAGAGTACTTGAAAAGCTTGATAATGCAATTGAAGAGGTGCACTCTCAGTTAATTTCTATGAGTAGGTCGTCTGGTAAAGCTGTTTCACCTGGTGTGTCAAAACTTATTCAAGCTTTTGAGTCAAAAGACCATGATGACGAGCACCAACCAGAGGAGTTCCAGTCGTCTGAAAATCGAACAGATGCAGATCCTTATGTGCTGATTCAAGGGCTAACAAAAACATTAAGGGCGTTGCTGAAAGATTTGGTGCTGGCAGCTGGCAATGGCTACCAATTTCTCGAAGGAGAGAAGAGTAGTAAAACAGCCACTGAGGTTGCTGCTGAAGAACTGAGGGCCAAATGCGAGTCTCTGAATGAATACATTGACATTTTGGGAGGAGCAAACATTGAGCTAATGGTTTTCAATGAAAGTTTAGGGGGATGTTTCTGGAATGCTAAAAAAAGGGAGGGAGAGCTTATGGTCCTTAATGAAGCTTTGCACAAGCAAGAAGTCGCTACAAAAGCTGAGAACAGTCGGTTAAGGGAGAATCTTAGTAGCATTCAGGAAAAACTTCCTATTTTGCAGAACCAGCTGGGTGAAATGCGTGAAAGCTGCAAAGAAATGGGCTCTTGCATCTCTAATCAGGTAGAAGGTCTTTACAAGGAAGTTTCTGACAGAGGATTAATACTCCAAGAAGAATGGAACTCTACAATTGATCAGATTTTTCAGACACTGCGGAGGCTAGATTTATCTGTTGAGTCCGTTGGCTCCTCTTTGCCTTCAAGAGTAGACCATGATCCAGGGTGCATAAACTTAAGTAGTCATACTGCTGCATCTATTGATGCTGCTATCAATGTGATTGAGGCATTGCAGGGTCAAGTTGAAGCTGCTCGCCATGAGTCAATGTTGAGTACCTCCCGTGAAGCCAACGAGAAGTTAGACTTTTTGcaagttgaaaatgaaaagtctGTCAGTCTTTTATATAAGATTTATGGTAACCTCAAGAAACTTGTGACTGAAATGCCAGGGAATCTACAAGAAGATGAAGTTGACGATCCCAAGAAATCTGTAGATCTTTCTCATCCTGGTGCTTTTGATTCCCTACTGGAGCAGTTGCAAAGGTTTCTTGATGAAAAAACACAAGTTGAGTCTGCAAATGAAAAGCTGAAATCTGAGTTGACTGCCAGGACAAAAGATTTTGAAGAACTGAGCAAAAGATCCCTTGGATCAGATTCTATTTTAAGGGTGGTTCAAGTGGTTGAGGGAGTCATTTCTCTAGATAGCTTTGAAATCAACATTAATGAGCCAGTATCATGTCTAGAGTCCCTGACCTCTCTCCTTGTTCAGAAATATAAAGGGGCAACTGAAGATGTGAGGTTGTCCAGGGAGGAATGTGCTTCCAAGGAAGCACAAGTGATTGATTTGCAAGGACAAATGGATCACTTGAGCTCATTACTTGTTCAATGTGAAAATGAAGTTGTAGTCCTTAGGGAAAGTTTGAAGAGAGTTGAGGAGGATGTTGTATCTATTGGTTCTCAATATCAAGAGAAAGTTACTGAATTTGAACAGTCTGAGCAACGGGTGTCATCTCTAAGAGAGAAGCTTGGCATAGCAGTAACCAAAGGCAAAGGTCTGATTGTGCAGCGTGACAGTCTTAAACAGTCTCTTGCAGACACATCTTCTGAACTGCAGAAATGCTCTGAGGAGTTACAGTTGAAAGATGCAAGGCTTCAGGAAGTAGAAATGAAACTCAAGACCTATTCGGAGGCAGGTGAGCGCACGGAAGCTTTGGAATCTGAGCTCTCGTACATTCGCAACTCTGCTACTGCACTAAGGGAGACATTCTATCTCAAAGACGCCATTCTTCAGAAAATAGAGGAGATTTTAGAAGATTTGGAGCTTCCGGATCATTTCCATTCAAAGGATATCATTGATAAAGTTGATTGGTTGGCGAAGTCAGTTGCTGGGAACTCTTTACCTTTGACTGATTGGGATCACAAGAGCACTATTGGAGGATCATACTCTGATGCAGGATATGCCCTTGGTGATGGATGGAAAGAGGCATCACAGCCAAACATGGGTTCTTCCGAAGACCTTAAAATAAGATTTGAGGAGCTCCAGGGCAAGTTTTATGGGTTGGCAGAACAAAATGAGATGCTTGAACAATCCTTGATGGAAAGAAACAACCTTGTTCAGAAATGGGAAGAGATTTTGGACAGGATAGACATGCCTTCACACTTAAGATCTCTGGAGCCAGAAGATCGGATTGGTTGGTTAGTGCTTGCTGTTTCAGAAGCTGAAAACCAGTACAACTCACTCCAACAAAAGTATGATAATTCTGAATCATTATTTGCATCAACGAGTGCTGAACTTGAAGAGTCAAATAGAAAAATATCTGAGCTTGAAAATGCATATCAATTGATTGTCAGTGAGAAAGAGTTACTTTTGAAGAGTTTGGAGTCTCTGAACTTTGATTTCGAGGAAATGTCAAGGAAGGCTGCCCAATCCGAAACGAGTAATGATGACTTGCAGAGCAGAGTAGGTGACTTGCAGAAGAAACTGAATGAAATGCTTGGAGCAGAGGAGCGTATTCATCATCTTGAAGGTGAAATAAGAAGATTGGAAGATGTGATCAAAGATTTCCTTTGGACTTCTGAAGCAGATGATGTGTTATTTAGCTCTGGTAGCACTGAATCTTTGGAGCAGCTAATAAGGAAGCTTATAGATAAGTATACCACACTTTCTTTGGGGAAACCTACTGAGTCTGATACAACTCCTCTTGAGCATGTTGGTAAAGGGGCTGATCTCTCTcatgaagaaaagagagaaagtaATGTCAGTTGCGATGAAGATGCAGATGGAGGTGCCCTCAACAGAAAATTGGAGGATGCTTTAAGCGACTTGTTGTCATTGAAGGAGGAAAAGGAGAGTATTGCGTTGAAAAATCAATCATTGGTTCGTGAACTGGAAGAATTGGGTATCAGAAATAAAGAACTGCAACATCTACTCAATCAAGAGGAACAGAAGTCATCTTCTTTAAGAGAAAAATTGAATGTTGCAGTTAGGAAAGGTAAGTCATTGGTGCAGCATCGGGACAGCCTGAAGCAATCAATTGAAGAACTGAATGGTGAAGTTGAGCGCTTAAAGTCCGAGATCAGATTGCAGGAAAATGCTATTTCAGACTATGAAGGAAGGATAAAAGATTTATCTGTATACCCTGAGAGGATAAAGACAATAGAATCTGAGTGTTCAATCCTGAGAGATCAGTTGGAAGAAAAAGAGTACACCTTGAGCATGATTTTGTGTACCCTGGATGAAGTTAATGTTGGCTCTAACATCGATAATCCAGTTGAGAAGCTAAAAAGAGTTGGGCAATTATGCCATGATTTGCAATCAGCTCTTGCATCTTCTGAACATGAAACAAAGAAATCTAAAAGAGCAGCTGAGCTACTTCTTGCCGAGTTAAATGAGGTGCAAGAAAGAAATGATGGCCTCCAAGAGGAGCTAGCAAAGTCTCTGAGTGAACTCTCTGGACTGTCCAAGCAAAAAGAATCTGCTGAAGTTGCTAAACATGAAGCTCTTGCACGTTTAGAAAAGTTATCTTCCGTTCACTCAGAAGAAAGAAAGAGCCAATTAGCTGAAATTACGATGCTAAAATCTGGTGTGGATCAGCTAGGGAAGGATCTCTATGTTGTTGACCGTTTGCTCACTGATGTTTTATCCAAGGATTTGGAGACTATGCACCATCTTGGTTCTAGTATGAAAGTTTGCCAAGAACCAACTGATCAAAATCACTTTCCTCTACTTGTGGCTGATTCAAGTGGCCTTACCTTTGCGGAACCAGAAAACAAG GTTTTTGGGAAAGAAATTGGTTCTATCAACCAAAAGTTAAACAGGCACTCACATTTATTGCATGAAGAAGCTGCTCGTTtatctgaaatattaaaaacCATACATGAAGAAATATCCCACGACAAGCAGCACTCAAATTCATTGAAGACAGACCTGATGCGGTTAGAATCTATTCAAAAGGAGAAAGATGCAGAATTGCTTATGGTGCAAAGATACAATGCTATGCTTTATGAAGCTTGTACCACTTTGGTCATGGAAATTGAAAGCAGAAAATCCCAATTGGTTGGAAGCAGCTTAGCTTCTGGGGCTCCCAAAATCAATTCTGTGTATCAAAGTTTAGCTGAAGGACATGATTTGGCTGAGATGACTGACCGGTTTACTGAGGAAGGTATTAGGTCAGTAATAGAGAAATTATTCATGGCTGTGAAAGATATTATGAGTGTGCAAAATGATATCACTGAATTTGGTCAAAGGGATATGAAAGCTGCTATAGCAAGTCTGCAGAAAGAACTTCAGGACAAAGATGTTCAGAGAGAGAAAATATGTGCAGAACTTGTTAGTCAGATTAAGGAAGCTGAATCTATTTCAAAGAGTTATTTACAAGAGCTTCAGATAGCAAAATCTCAGATGGATGATTTACACAGGAAGGTGAAACTGATGGAGAAGGAACAAGATTCTCTGACACACAGGATAAAAGAACTGCAAGATCAGGAATCTAACTCTGCTGACTTACAGTTAAGAGTTAAATCACTTGAAGACATGCTAGAGGCAAAGGAACAAG AAAACGAAGCACTGATGCAAGCACTTGAGGAGGAGGAGGCCCAAATGGAAGACAAAACAAACAAGATTGAGGAAATGGAGAGACTCTTgcttcaaaaaaataaagatatggaGAACCTTGAAGTTTCCCGTGGAAAGACCATGAAGAAGCTTTCTGTTACAGTAAGCAAATTTGATGAACTTCATCAACTATCTGAAAGCCTTCTGTCTGAGGTTGAGAATCTTCAGTCACAATTACAAGAGCGAGATACAGAGATTTCTTTCTTGAGGCAAGAAGTTACAAGATGCACTAATGATGCAATAGCTTCTGCTCAGATGAGTAGCAAAAGAGATAGTGATGAAATCCATGACTTTTTGGCATGGGTAGACAAGATGATTTCTCGAGTCCAGGCTCATGATATGGATTATGATGATGCAAAAGTTAACCAGATTCATGATTATAAAGAAATGTTAGAGAAACAGGTGGTGGCTGTAATATCTGAGGTGGAGGACCTGCGTGCACTGGCACAGACAAGAGATTTGATGTTGAAAGTAGAGAAAGATAAAGTAGAACAGCTGGTGAGGAAAGAAGAATTTCTTGAGAACTCTTTGCGTGACAAGGAATCTCAATTAACCATGCTTCGAGGTGCTAGTGGCATGGGGCAACTAGCAAATTCTTCATCAGAGATTATAGAGATAGAGCCAATG GCCAACAAAAGGGTAGTGCCTGGAACTGTTGCATCTCAAGTTCGCAGTTTGCGAAAAACTAATAATGACCAAGTAGCTGTTGCTATAGATGTGGATCCTGATAGTGGGAAactagatgatgaagatgatgataagg CTCATGGTTTCAAGTCAATGACGACATCAAGAATCGTCCCACGGTTTACAAGACCCATAACCGACATGATAGATGGTCTATG GGTATCCTGTGATCGGACACTAATGCGGCAGCCTGTTCTACGGCTTAGTGTGATCATCTATTGGGTTGTGTTGCATGCTCTTCTTGCGACATTTGTAGTATGA